A single Tachypleus tridentatus isolate NWPU-2018 chromosome 9, ASM421037v1, whole genome shotgun sequence DNA region contains:
- the LOC143225794 gene encoding uncharacterized protein LOC143225794 isoform X2 — protein sequence METNITLWQFLLELLLSNHYNHIIMWTNNDGEFKLVNAEEVARLWGLRKNKHNMNYDKLSRALRYYYDKNIIKKVLGQKFVYRFVSFPEIIKTENKIPFHVKMETINKAGNIPFDNSSSKVTYIPSGPISLVTEEQTIPLDLREDSERKTHVSLKDEKNSICIWNRTAPVTEKRQWEEKRKEEPAGQTTRNHLSGSETRISFSSPVKRQKVEPDSDSCSSPPLSSSSLSSLTGEVNIPSNRIRKSKPPTFHIRTSKSLASHQTPVVTLASPFFSQSKTPVMPLPIWASLSPLTLSSSHQSTNPTVQFQFPPHFISLGSTAFPPLRPFILPPNSPFDPKFVFSPTKSIQVLH from the coding sequence ATGGAGACGAATATCACACTTTGGCAGTTCTTGTTGGAATTATTGCTCAGCAACCATTATAACCATATTATTATGTGGACGAATAATGATGGTGAATTTAAACTGGTGAACGCTGAAGAAGTGGCCCGACTCTGGGGCCTAAGAAAAAACAAGCATAATATGAACTATGACAAACTTAGTCGAGCTCTTAGATACTACTATGACAAGAACATCATTAAAAAAGTACTAGGACAAAAATTTGTGTACCGTTTCGTATCATTTCCAgagataataaaaacagaaaataaaattccGTTTCATGTGAAAATGGAAACTATTAACAAGGCTGGGAATATTCCTTTTGATAACAGTTCTTCTAAAGTGACATACATTCCTTCTGGTCCGATTTCTCTTGTTACAGAAGAACAGACAATTCCTTTAGACCTTCGAGAAGacagtgaaagaaaaacacaTGTTTCACTTAAGGACGAAAAAAATTCTATCTGTATTTGGAATAGAACTGCTCCGGTTACAGAAAAAAGACAATGGGAAGAGAAAAGGAAAGAGGAGCCAGCAGGGCAAACTACAAGAAACCACTTATCTGGCTCTGAAACTAGAATATCCTTTTCATCACCGGTAAAGAGACAAAAAGTTGAACCGGACAGTGACTCCTGTTCTTCCCCTCCTCTTTCTTCATCCAGCTTGTCCTCTTTAACTGGGGAGGTGAACATTCCCTCAAACAGAATACGGAAATCAAAACCACCTACTTTTCATATCCGGACGTCGAAAAGTCTAGCTTCTCATCAGACTCCAGTGGTGACTCTAGCTAGTCCATTTTTCTCTCAAAGCAAAACTCCGGTTATGCCTTTACCAATATGGGCATCACTGAGTCCTCTCACACTTTCCAGTTCTCACCAGTCTACTAATCCAACCGTCCAGTTTCAGTTTCCACCTCATTTTATCAGTCTAGGGTCCACTGCCTTCCCACCACTACGTCCCTTTATTTTACCTCCGAATTCTCCATTTGACCCTAAATTCGTGTTTTCTCCAACCAAATCCATTCAAGTTTTGCACTGA
- the LOC143225794 gene encoding uncharacterized protein LOC143225794 isoform X1: MASSVKKLIVIHSKLETVKEESSKEKSMETNITLWQFLLELLLSNHYNHIIMWTNNDGEFKLVNAEEVARLWGLRKNKHNMNYDKLSRALRYYYDKNIIKKVLGQKFVYRFVSFPEIIKTENKIPFHVKMETINKAGNIPFDNSSSKVTYIPSGPISLVTEEQTIPLDLREDSERKTHVSLKDEKNSICIWNRTAPVTEKRQWEEKRKEEPAGQTTRNHLSGSETRISFSSPVKRQKVEPDSDSCSSPPLSSSSLSSLTGEVNIPSNRIRKSKPPTFHIRTSKSLASHQTPVVTLASPFFSQSKTPVMPLPIWASLSPLTLSSSHQSTNPTVQFQFPPHFISLGSTAFPPLRPFILPPNSPFDPKFVFSPTKSIQVLH, from the exons ATGGCCAGCTCTGTAAAAAAACTTATCGTAATACACTCAAAACTTGAAACTGTAAAGGAAGAATCGTCTAAAGAAAAAA GTATGGAGACGAATATCACACTTTGGCAGTTCTTGTTGGAATTATTGCTCAGCAACCATTATAACCATATTATTATGTGGACGAATAATGATGGTGAATTTAAACTGGTGAACGCTGAAGAAGTGGCCCGACTCTGGGGCCTAAGAAAAAACAAGCATAATATGAACTATGACAAACTTAGTCGAGCTCTTAGATACTACTATGACAAGAACATCATTAAAAAAGTACTAGGACAAAAATTTGTGTACCGTTTCGTATCATTTCCAgagataataaaaacagaaaataaaattccGTTTCATGTGAAAATGGAAACTATTAACAAGGCTGGGAATATTCCTTTTGATAACAGTTCTTCTAAAGTGACATACATTCCTTCTGGTCCGATTTCTCTTGTTACAGAAGAACAGACAATTCCTTTAGACCTTCGAGAAGacagtgaaagaaaaacacaTGTTTCACTTAAGGACGAAAAAAATTCTATCTGTATTTGGAATAGAACTGCTCCGGTTACAGAAAAAAGACAATGGGAAGAGAAAAGGAAAGAGGAGCCAGCAGGGCAAACTACAAGAAACCACTTATCTGGCTCTGAAACTAGAATATCCTTTTCATCACCGGTAAAGAGACAAAAAGTTGAACCGGACAGTGACTCCTGTTCTTCCCCTCCTCTTTCTTCATCCAGCTTGTCCTCTTTAACTGGGGAGGTGAACATTCCCTCAAACAGAATACGGAAATCAAAACCACCTACTTTTCATATCCGGACGTCGAAAAGTCTAGCTTCTCATCAGACTCCAGTGGTGACTCTAGCTAGTCCATTTTTCTCTCAAAGCAAAACTCCGGTTATGCCTTTACCAATATGGGCATCACTGAGTCCTCTCACACTTTCCAGTTCTCACCAGTCTACTAATCCAACCGTCCAGTTTCAGTTTCCACCTCATTTTATCAGTCTAGGGTCCACTGCCTTCCCACCACTACGTCCCTTTATTTTACCTCCGAATTCTCCATTTGACCCTAAATTCGTGTTTTCTCCAACCAAATCCATTCAAGTTTTGCACTGA